One stretch of bacterium DNA includes these proteins:
- a CDS encoding DUF1704 domain-containing protein, protein KNFREENLVPRETVCILASVVADEMRKEMKGVFPNEDLSVSLTDEISSKAVANALGVRIRESTCFASHDILQLLNHELLVHTLTLLNGRAQPYQTFGVSSPYTTLTQEGLAVFSEFVTNSIDIGRMARLSARVIAIDMALKGADFIEVYNYFRSQSQSQEESYFSTQRIFRGGNGREGVVFTKDLVYIRGLLEVRTFLLDALETESYSSIELLFSGRIALQHIAELVPLLDSGELHGPKYLPGWMKNRSNLLTYLLSFAAFQGLK, encoded by the coding sequence TAAGAATTTTCGGGAGGAAAATCTTGTTCCTCGAGAAACCGTTTGTATTCTTGCTTCGGTCGTGGCTGATGAGATGAGAAAAGAGATGAAGGGAGTCTTTCCAAACGAGGATTTGTCAGTCTCCCTCACCGATGAGATATCTTCTAAAGCAGTCGCGAATGCACTTGGGGTGCGGATTCGCGAATCTACTTGTTTTGCATCTCATGATATTCTACAGCTGTTGAACCATGAGTTATTGGTTCACACACTTACTTTACTCAATGGAAGAGCTCAGCCGTATCAAACATTCGGAGTTTCAAGTCCCTATACAACCTTGACGCAAGAGGGGTTGGCGGTCTTTTCTGAGTTCGTGACGAATTCGATAGATATTGGACGTATGGCTCGATTGAGCGCACGAGTGATTGCTATCGATATGGCATTAAAAGGAGCGGACTTTATTGAAGTCTATAACTATTTTCGTTCGCAAAGTCAGTCTCAAGAAGAGAGCTATTTTTCAACCCAACGTATCTTTCGAGGTGGAAATGGACGCGAGGGGGTCGTGTTTACGAAAGACCTTGTCTATATTCGGGGGTTACTTGAGGTGCGAACATTTCTTCTCGATGCGCTTGAGACCGAAAGCTATTCTTCGATTGAACTGCTGTTCAGTGGGCGCATTGCATTGCAACATATCGCAGAGCTTGTGCCCCTACTTGATTCGGGTGAGTTACATGGGCCCAAATATCTGCCGGGTTGGATGAAGAATCGCTCGAATCTCTTGACCTACTTACTCTCCTTTGCTGCATTCCAAGGTCTTAAATAG
- a CDS encoding RimK family alpha-L-glutamate ligase, giving the protein MRIGIIPSVKTSHTIRRLTDVGKARGHEVRIIHPGTVSIFLRSESSDLFVKNARPRQIDAVIPRLESGASQLMLAVVRQFEQLGTFSINTSSAIAVAHDKLRTGQVLARNNLPIPDSSWVLHQSEVPKAIEKLGGAPIVIKTLSGSQGKGVLLAESDKVAKAMIEALQIAGHAVILQKFIKESAGQDIRAFVVGDQVVASMRRISAGDDFRSNLHKGGTAEPVELDEHTKNVAVRAAHAVGLRIAGVDLIESTEGPLVIEVNSSPGLQGIEEATKIDVASAIYTYLEEEVNFPDFDFKEQMSLGRGYAVLQIAIHESSPYRDKSLAEIDFKDKGIQLLRIARARLTIPFPHNEEILRLGDIVLLFGKRLDLMMLRQEAILE; this is encoded by the coding sequence ATGAGAATTGGAATTATTCCCTCCGTGAAAACCAGTCATACTATCCGCCGCCTTACTGATGTTGGAAAGGCGCGTGGGCATGAGGTACGCATTATTCATCCAGGGACCGTCTCTATTTTCCTTCGCAGTGAGAGCTCTGACCTCTTCGTTAAAAACGCTCGCCCAAGACAGATCGATGCTGTTATACCCAGACTTGAGTCTGGGGCTAGCCAGCTGATGCTGGCAGTAGTTCGGCAATTTGAACAGCTCGGAACATTCTCCATCAATACATCATCCGCAATAGCAGTAGCCCATGATAAACTCCGAACGGGGCAAGTGCTTGCAAGAAATAATCTTCCAATACCCGATTCTTCATGGGTACTCCACCAGTCTGAGGTACCGAAAGCGATTGAAAAGCTTGGTGGTGCACCGATAGTTATCAAAACACTCAGTGGCAGCCAGGGGAAAGGTGTGCTCTTGGCAGAATCTGATAAAGTCGCAAAAGCGATGATTGAAGCGCTGCAAATAGCAGGGCACGCGGTCATTTTACAAAAGTTTATCAAAGAGAGCGCAGGACAAGACATACGAGCTTTTGTAGTGGGAGATCAAGTAGTCGCTTCTATGCGAAGAATCTCCGCAGGAGATGACTTTCGAAGCAATCTTCATAAGGGAGGAACGGCTGAACCAGTTGAACTTGATGAGCATACTAAAAATGTTGCTGTACGCGCGGCTCATGCCGTGGGGCTTCGAATTGCAGGAGTGGATCTTATTGAAAGTACAGAAGGTCCACTCGTTATTGAGGTAAATTCGTCGCCAGGACTTCAAGGAATCGAAGAAGCGACCAAGATTGATGTAGCAAGTGCCATCTATACCTATCTTGAAGAGGAAGTGAACTTTCCAGACTTTGACTTTAAAGAACAGATGTCTCTGGGACGAGGCTATGCGGTTTTACAGATTGCCATTCATGAGTCATCACCCTATCGAGATAAAAGTCTCGCTGAAATAGACTTTAAAGATAAAGGAATTCAACTACTCCGCATTGCGAGAGCAAGACTCACCATTCCGTTTCCTCATAATGAGGAAATTCTCCGATTAGGAGATATCGTGCTCTTATTTGGTAAGCGTCTTGACCTTATGATGCTGCGACAAGAAGCGATTCTCGAATAG